A single window of Nicotiana tomentosiformis chromosome 1, ASM39032v3, whole genome shotgun sequence DNA harbors:
- the LOC104106288 gene encoding uncharacterized protein yields the protein MQSGGDEVSIEELASNLSTYKEQLLQVRQLLRDEPRNSEYVDMEKELVEVIALTEELLATAKQSEDGMGTGTSADASHGFHHSGNSNVESGSTLDHADKFLVGTKVQAVWSEDGEWYDATIHAHTPNGYYVCYEDWGNKEEVDHANIRPLQEGPVNPLVEAEKIAEATKQALKRKIAQAAASDVQSRSLPAKLLIDPNDPEDVKAAKRKKIHAFKSKMRIEQLEVAQNKRQNAWQQFQSTKGQTKKVGFFSGRKRESIFKSPEDPHGKVGVTGSGKGLTDFQRREKHLHLKGANAEASDE from the exons atgcAAAGCGGTGGAGATGAAGTTAGCATTGAAGAATTGGCTTCGAATCTTTCTACTTATAAAGAACAACTTCTGCAG GTGCGACAACTGTTACGTGATGAACCACGCAACTCCGAATATGTGGACATGGAGAAAGAGCTTGTTGAG GTGATTGCCTTAACGGAAGAGCTCCTTGCAACTGCAAAACAAAGTGAAGATGGGATGGGTACCGGGACCAGTGCTGATGCATCTCATGGTTTTCACCATTCTGGGAATTCTAATGTG GAATCAGGGTCAACATTGGACCATGCCGATAAGTTTCTTGTAGGCACTAAAGTACAAGCTGTTTGGAGTGAAGATGGGGAGTG GTATGATGCCACCATTCATGCACATACTCCAAATGGCTATTATGTTTGCTATGAGGACTGGGGTAACAAGGAAGAG GTGGATCATGCTAATATAAGACCACTTCAAGAGGGACCTGTCAACCCTTTGGTTGAAGCAGAAAAGATAGCTGAGGCCACAAAACAAGCTCTCAAACGAAAGATAGCTCAAGCTGCAGCTAGTGATGTCCAATCACGGAGTTTGCCAGCAAAGCTTCTCATTGATCCTAATGATCCAGAAGATGTG AAAGCTGCCAAACGTAAAAAGATTCATGCTTTCAAGTCTAAGATGCGGATTGAGCAACTTGAGGTTGCTCAAAACAAGAGGCAAAACGCTTGGCAGCAATTTCAATCAACTAAAGGTCAGACTAAGAAG GTGGGATTTTTCTCTGGTCGAAAGCGTGAGAGTATCTTCAAGTCTCCAGAAGATCCTCATGGTAAGGTTGGTGTAACCGGAAGTGGCAAAGGTTTGACAGATTTTCAGAGAAGGGAAAAACATTTGCATCTAAAAGGCGCAAATGCTGAGGCTTCTGATGAATAG